A genome region from Sceloporus undulatus isolate JIND9_A2432 ecotype Alabama chromosome 1, SceUnd_v1.1, whole genome shotgun sequence includes the following:
- the MKKS gene encoding McKusick-Kaufman/Bardet-Biedl syndromes putative chaperonin has translation MKKISWIRKNWLLVAGLSFVGVHLGTYIIQRAAKSSAKSGLEIKSKDIDE, from the coding sequence ATGAAGAAGATCAGCTGGATTAGAAAGAACTGGCTACTTGTGGCTGGGCTTTCCTTTGTTGGCGTCCATTTGGGGACCTACATTATACAGAGAGCCGCAAAGTCCTCTGCTAAATCTGGCTTGGAAATTAAATCAAAAGATATCGATGAATGA